A DNA window from Arachis hypogaea cultivar Tifrunner chromosome 18, arahy.Tifrunner.gnm2.J5K5, whole genome shotgun sequence contains the following coding sequences:
- the LOC112770007 gene encoding zinc finger BED domain-containing protein RICESLEEPER 2-like yields the protein MSLTPTNFASLRTTYLARIHFVQISGRFGSIFIASPECRIRDQPWPGVSRPCAQISNWYKLSLSAIVNSSPPPPLAGVRWWLVGPLPLRVFTLIRDSISLPRPPIRDSVFTLIRLNFKSLTIELFISMDPTNEVADRDIPMSESAEHSASTLPPLPTTSSERKNRSTVWDHFKRTSDDENKAQCQHCLKVIKCGNGTSAMRSHLKICISNPSSDRGKRQKTGTSPSLEAQVGRFDAEYARKKLISMFVREELPFRFVESQGFKEYSAALQPGFNTLSRITLARDILMLYETKKVQLQKYFSKYGGRVCLTTDNWSSCQNMAYMCLTVHFIDVDWKLQKKILNFCQVTGHTGEIMAQNVEACLNSWKLNKILSLTVDNASSNDVGVMYLKRRLISWKSSVLNREYLHMQCCAHILNLIVKDGLKEIDDSIAKIRDAVKYVRSSNLRLTRFKACNAQENIPHKNLVCIDVETQWNSTYLMLVAALKHQKAFELLEMQDKKFVEELNKGRGVPSIQDWDYAKSVLPFLEMFYDATLRISGSSYITSNLYMKEVFALGRRIQQYRDDDDLSISLMASKMKAKYNKYWGNAKTINMLLLIAVVLDPCHKLDYIEWCLVDSFGAEVGGELKTKLSSCLHSLYNLYQGVEEGNQDDTLS from the exons ATGTCCCTCACTCCCACAAACTTTGCATCGTTGCGGACCACGTATCTGGCAAGAATCCATTTCGTTCAAATATCGGGCAGATTTGGGTCAATCTTTATCGCCTCGCCTGAGTGCAGAATTAGGGATCAACCGTGGCCCGGTGTCAGCAGGCCATGTGCTCAGATTTCCAACTGGTATAAACTCAGTCTG TCCGCCATCGTCAACAGTTCTCCTCCTCCGCCTCTCGCCGGAGTTCGCTGGTGGCTCGTCGGACCTCTACCTCTTCGAGTCTTCACTTTGATTCGCGACTCTATCTCTCTGCCTCGACCTCCCATTCGCGACTCTGTCTTCACTTTGATTCGCCTGA ATTTTAAATCTCTCACTATTGAACTCTTCATTTCAATGGATCCTACT AATGAGGTAGCCGATCGTGATATTCCCATGTCAGAGTCTGCAGAGCATTCGGCTTCTACATTACCTCCTCTCCCAACCACATCATCTGAACGCAAAAATCGATCAACAGTTTGGGACCACTTCAAGAGAACATCTGATGATGAAAATAAGGCTCAATGTCAACACTGTTTGAAAGTGATCAAGTGCGGGAATGGAACAAGTGCAATGAGATCACATTTAAAGATTTGCATAAGCAATCCCAGTTCAGATAGAGGCAAACGACAGAAAACAGGCACATCGCCTAGCCTAGAAGCACAAGTGGGTAGGTTTGATGCAGAATATGCCCGGAAAAAATTGATATCAATGTTTGTTCGCGAGGAGCTTCCTTTTCGATTTGTAGAAAGTCAAGGTTTTAAAGAATATTCGGCGGCTCTACAACCAGGATTCAACACTCTTTCACGTATTACATTGGCACGTGACATCTTGATGCTCTATGAAACAAAGAAGGTTCAACTTCAAAAATACTTTTCCAAATACGGAGGAAGAGTTTGTCTTACAACTGATAATTGGAGTTCGTGTCAGAATATGGCGTATATGTGTTTGACTGTTCATTTCATTGATGTGGATTGGAAGTTGCAaaagaaaatactaaatttttgccAAGTCACCGGCCACACGGGAGAGATTATGGCTCAAAATGTTGAAGCTTGCTTGAATAGCTGGAAGTTGAACAAGATCTTAAGTTTGACAGTTGATAATGCATCGTCTAACGATGTAGGAGTTATGTATTTAAAAAGAAGGCTGATTTCTTGGAAGAGTTCAGTTTTGAATAGAGAGTATCTCCATATGCAGTGTTGTGCTCATATTTTAAACCTGATTGTGAAGGATGgattgaaggagattgatgatTCGATCGCCAAAATTCGGGATGCTGTGAAGTATGTTAGATCCTCAAATTTAAGATTAACTAGGTTCAAGGCATGTAATGCACAAGAGAATATTCCACATAAGAATCTTGTTTGCATAGATGTTGAAACGCAATGGAACTCTACATACTTAATGTTAGTAGCAGCCTTAAAGCATCAGAAGGCATTTGAGCTATTAGAGATGCAAGACAAAAAATTTGTTGAAGAATTAAACAAGGGAAGAGGGGTACCTTCAATTCAAGATTGGGATTATGCTAAGTCCGTCTTaccatttttagagatgttttacgATGCTACACTTCGCATCTCTGGATCCTCTTATATTACCAGTAACTTGTACATGAAAGAAGTGTTTGCTCTTGGAAGGAGGATTCAACAATATcgtgatgatgatgatttgagCATAAGTCTTATGGCAAGTAAGATGAAAGCAAAATACAACAAGTATTGgggaaatgcaaaaactattaacaTGTTGTTGTTAATTGCTGTAGTTCTAGATCCTTGCCATAAGTTGGATTATATTGAATGGTGCCTAGTTGATTCTTTTGGTGCGGAAGTGGGCGGTGAATTGAAGACAAAGTTGTCTTCTTGTCTTCATTcactttataatttatatcaaggtGTAGAAGAAGGAAACCAAGATGATACCCTCTCCTAA